Genomic window (Osmerus eperlanus chromosome 26, fOsmEpe2.1, whole genome shotgun sequence):
CCAATGGCCTAGACCCTCTCCGTGACCTCGCTGCGGGTACGCGACTCACGCAAAGCTCCACTGTGTCTTGCCTCCCAGGTCCCTGTGCCCTCACCCACATCACCATCCACACCCAGTGCAACAGCAGCACCATCCTGGTGGGCTGGGAGGCCACAGAAAACACCCCGCTGTACCTGGTGACGGCCGAGGGCCAGGACCGCAGCCTCATCTCCTGCAACAGCACCTCCAGCTCCTGCCTGCTCGCCAGCGTCCTCTGCGGTATGCAGTACACCATCATCGTGTCGGCCTCCTCAGACAAGTGCAGCAGCCTGAGGAGCCCGCCGCAGAAGGTCGTCACAGGTCAGAGTTCGCGTCTGACGCGCCCCCTACGGAGCTAGGTTGCTAGCTCCCTTCTCTCTGGCTCTGTTCTGGATCTAGTCGATCTAGTTCAATGCTAGCTCAAACTCTATAATCAGTATCTCTATTCTCTTGCTTAATTCTACCTCTTCTGGCTGTATTTGAGTTCTATTTTATCTAGCTCTATCATATCAAGCTCTATTCTTGTATCCCTCCCTAATCTTCGACGCCTGTCCCGTGTAGAGCCCTGCACCCCCAAGAATGTGTCCATCGTGCCGACGTGCCAGGACAACAGTGTGACGGTGTCCTGGCCTCTCTCCGTGGTGGCCACGTCCTACCTGCTGACCGTCACGGGCCGAGACGGCGACCTGCGCACCTGCAACACCTCGGTCAACAACTGCAGCCTTGGCGAGCTGCACTGTGGCCAGCCGTACAGCTTCAGCGTGACCGCCAGCACCGTCAACTGCACCAGTCAGCCCAGCACCGCCGTCACTTACAGGACAGGTAGCTACGAAGACAAAAACTAATATTTTCCTTCAAAACGTGGGACATAggtttgttttttaaatgtgggtgggacagttagggttaggttttgaGGAAATTCAAATAGAATTTTCTTAATAAAAAAAAGTGACAGATTTGCCTTTTTCAAAAAGTGGGTGGGTCGTGTACCATCTACATCTGATAAAACCTACACCTCCATTTCCCACGTGTCTAACGccgatccctccctctctgccagtaCCCTGCTCCCCGACTGGCCTGCGTGTGGAATCCCAATGCAAGACCAACTCTGCGGTGCTGTCGTGGAACGCCACTGAGGGGGCGGAGCAATACTACGTCCGCGCCACGTGTGGCGCCGGCAGCGTGCTGTACTGCAACAGCAACACCACCTCGTGCACCATCGGGGGCCTGTGGTGCGGAGCCGTGTACAACTACTCCGTGCAGGCCTCTGACAGAGCCTGCAACGGCTCCCTCAGCAAGCCCCTGCCTGCTGGAGCAGGTAACCCTGTCTACTCACAAACCACAGACTTAGTGAGAGCTTGCGCACTGGAGACATGGCAAGGGACTGAAAGCGTCACCTAGCtcgtcacacacaccccattgcGGACAGAGTCTGTACGTATAGGGATGTTCAGTCAATAGCAACCAGGGGTTAGTTGCATAAACTTAGTTTAAGACTAGTCCTAGCCTTAAACAGTCTTAAATTGTCAGGTTAGACTAGTCTTATTAAACCTGTCTGTTGTATAAATAGTAAGACTGACTTAATTTGGGATGTTACAGGTCACTATAGCGACCAGGTCTAACATCATCCTTGTTCTCTTTACACAGTCCCGTGTCCCCCTGCCACGGTCACGAACAAGGTGAAGTTCATTGGCCAGAACTTTGTGGCTCGTGTGTCCTGGAGTGCTGTCGTCTGCCCCAACGTCACGTACCTGGTGGAGGTGACAGGGCGTATCCAAGACGACCCACAGGCCCTGTTGACGGTCTCCTCCTATTGGACAGAGATCCAGTACTTTGAGATTCCACTGCCCTGCAGCACCTCCTTCAGTCTCACGGTGCGTTCCAGGAACTTGGCCGGCGAGAGCAAGCCCTCAACTGCTGTTGTGGGGATCACAGGTAAACAAGGTTGCGATGTAGAAAAAGAAATGCTACGGTATTTATCAAAGAATAACCATGACAAGCTGGTCTATTACAGCAAAGTCAGGCTGGAAATGATGTTTCCCAGCTGGGGGTGTTGGCTATGAAGGGCGGTCATGGCTGAGGTGAGTGAGATTGTCGGAAGTTTAATAGCAGGTATCTCTAAAAACGTGCCATTTTCTTTCCaggtccctgccctcctcccgaTGTCGAATTCAGGGGTGACAACCAGACCTCTATCTTGTCCTGGGGGGCATCTGTGTTGGCCGTCAAGTACACCGTTTACGTGACCGCCCCAATACGAACACAGGTGTGCGTCACTCCAGAGCTCTCCTGCAACCTGACCAACGTAAGCCCGAATGTCGTCGAGGTGACGGCCAGCAACGCAGCTGGGGAAAGTGTCCCATCAACAGTCACGGGTGAGTTTGGGGTCGTAGGGAGGAAAAGGGCATGACTCAATTATTCACCATGCATTTTCACGTGACAAGCCTTACGGTTTTGAGTCGATTTCGAGCTAACTAGGCTCTCTTAACGATTCCTTTTCCAGCATTAAATCGCAGTAGGAGAGATCTAAGGGAAAGTGAACTGTTTGCTGAAATACATCAGAGCGGTGAGCACACGATAAATTACGTATTACTGTTCTCTTCGTGaattatgtagcctacagcAGTAGCCATGACAAACAAGGACATATCAACAAttaaaaaattatttaaaaaatttaAAATATTGTTTATGCTCTCTCCAGAGGAGCTGTCGGTCCCTGAGGTGAAGGTTACCACGGTAACAGGAGTGTCCCTGTATGTGGAGTGGGGGCCGGTTAGGGGCGCTACGCACTACACCCTCGTCGTCAAAGAAGACATTCCCACCAGGCCACATCGGGAGGTGATGGTTGTCTACAGCGAGTTTTCCATCGTGAACGACCTAAAACCCTCCACCATATATTGCATCCTCCTCTCAGCCAAGAACGCGCGCACACAGAGCTCGTACTCCACGCCTCTGTGTGTCACTACCGGCGTTCCTCTGTAAAAGGCTTCTACCTTATCGAACATTACGACACGAAAATCTGTGACTTTCTCCTGTCATGGAGGTGCACTCCAACTGAAATGGCTTGGAGACTATAACGAGTCACTGATTTGATATAAAAGCGTAAATAAAAtcataacaacattatatttttTGCTATAGATTATTTCACAGAAACTATGTTTTAATTCTGTTGAAAGCCATCATGTAACGTTTAGGATATTGCATTCATCTGAAATATGTTTGATTTAACCAGATGAGTATCTACTGATTAAGCTAAACAATCTTTGACTCACTGCTAGAATTAGATTTAATTTCCTTCATTGTGGTTGGTAAGATAGCAGCATGTATCATATTAATGTGTAGTTCTTTCCAAAAGTATTGCTACAATTGTTCTGCTATTTATCATAAATGCTAATATTTTTGAGATGGGCAACAACAAGATTATTTCTGTTACCAATATACACATTTTAGATTCTTCTGCTGATTTAAATCAAATTATGTACACAAAATATTAGATAGAGAAAATAAATGGTAATTTATcaagcaatattttttttaaccataCAGTATATTTTCTATCTGATGTACTATATGTTCTGTCTCGTTTTGTGAACACTTTACAAAAGCTCTTTTTTATTGAGCCCAAAAATGGAAGGAATAAAAATCtgtgaaacataaaaaaaaagttatttctCCATGAAGAGCTTTAGGTAATAATCCACCTGTTCTGGATAATTTTTCTCTCAGCAGTTCATTACATTTTGACATGTTTTATTTTAAAGAAGAAACCCCCAATTTGTATCGATACTATTTCTGCGTTGACTGGGATTGTTAGAGGGACGAATTAAATAACACCTTAGTCGGAATTTGATCCTTGTAATTTTTCGGAGGTTTTAATAAGCGCTCTTTTTACCGGATAGAGATCTAAAGTTTTTATAGTTCACAGTTTTGGCGAGGTCATAGTGAATCGACTACCAGACCAGGCAATGAGCACCTGCAACGAACGCATGATAGATTGTCATTGCACGTTTGGAACCCACCATTGAACTAACAGGCCGTGTCAACATGACAAATTTCTTTAATCCTCCACTTTACTTGCAGAGATACCAGTTTGTCATTGAATTTATAAAGAGGAACAAACCCAAAAAGGTAGACAACTTCTAAGTCATTTAGCtaggtgaaaaggtacaaatGAGTCTGTAAATTGGCACTCGCAATAGCTAATTATTCCAACAAGCTAGCTAACAACAATTCCCGATAAACAGTCGCTCTTTTCCTTCCAAATTACTAATGTTAGCATTGGTTGCTAATATTCTCGTTTGTCGATTTGCTTGCTTCTGACCGTTTTGTGGTCCTTAATAGATGGTAGATTTGGGATGCAATGACTGCGCACTTCTCAGGAAGGTGAAGTTCCACCGTGAGATTGAGCTTCTGGCAGGGGTGGACATCGACAGCGCAGTAATCAGGGaaaaaatgtttgttttcaaaGCTCTACGTAAGAATGAATTTAGATGTGTGTATGCGCATGCCTCTTGATAGTGTTGGGGACTGACTTTGTTTGTTTAAATCACGGTAAGGTATGCCTTGGCACCGATTCCTACTGACTACCTTCAGCCAGGTGATCATCCGTTGACCATTGAACTGTACCAAGGCTCAGTCACCGAAAAGGATCGTCGAATCAAAGGATTCGATCTTGTGACAAGTATCGAACTGTAAGTGGCCGTGACATCATCATAAATGATTGTCCgttatgtaggcctattaataatatttaattGATCGAGTCTCTCATCTCAAAGCATTGAGCATTTGCAGCTTGGAGATCTGGACAGGTTCTCTGAGGTGGTGTTTGGCTTCATGGTCCCAGCTGCAGTCATTATCAGCACCCCAAATGCCGAGTTCAACCCCCTGCTACCAGGGCTGACGGGATTCAGACACTACGACCACAAGTTTGAGTGGACACGAGCTGAATTTCAAAGATGGTACGTTTACATAAATATGATCAATCAAGATGATACTGTATGATCCCCCCCTAAAAAAATAAGTCAAGGCAAAGCTTGTATTGAGTTACGTCGTCTTTCGTTTTAGGGCTCTACGGGTGGGAAGGGAGTTTGGCTATGAGGTGGAGTTCACAGGTGTAGGAGAGGCACCAGGCCAGGACCAGACTGTTGGATTCTGCTCTCAGATCGGAGTGTTCTGGAGAATCATCCCCGTCTCTCAGAGTCATGAACCAGAGGGGCCCTTGTTATACAAACTGGTCAGTGTAGCCCTTCCAAGTTCCCTGGTGATTTACAGTATTGCCTGAAATCAATCGAGAAAATAAGTCATCTCCCTTTCCTGCTGTCACTCCCAATAcccatgtctgtgtttgtcgtTATCCAGCTGTACAGCGTCAAGTACCCCAGTCTGTGTGATAACAATGTCCTGCAAAGGATTCTGGTCAATGAAGTCCTGTATTGGTCTGAAAACCTGAAGAGAAGATGGCTGGAGGAGAcatctgagagagaggaagacgccTATTCAGACCAAAacacagaagaagaggaggaggatatggAGGGGCGTCTTGCAGAGAGGTTGAGTCAAATGGAAGGGAAAGAACAGGATGTGGAAAGACAGCCAGCggattggaggaggagaagagaagagaatgaGGAAATGGAAGATGATGAtctgacagaaggagagagactgtACCGATCAGGCCGATCGGTGTGTGTTCCCGTGGCCAGGCTATGGTCCTGCCCCAGGGTCGAATCTCTGAGCGGAAACATCTCCTTCCTGAAACAGATCTTGCTGAATGACAGCCGAGTCAGCATGACTGAAGATGGTTTGGCTGTGGTGCTGGCAGAGGCCGAGGATCATCAAGATTTGGACTATTCTGATGCCCCAGAATGTACAGACATCAGACAGTCTGTGGTTTGCACTGTGGAGGAGGATTGGGGTGCATAATTTGACCTTTGTAGCTTTCCTGAGGATGTTTAGTTAAGTGTTCATAAAGAGTCCCCTTGAATCAATCTAATTTGATATTGTAAACCTTAACCTTTTTTAAGAGATATAACTCAAACGTACACAggtttgtgtgtacagtgtggttCATACGTTTCGTGAATGCTCTGAATAATAAAAATTCAGACGTAAGGAACCTTGTGAATTGAACGTTTTATTCAACAGTGCATGGCACACAAAGCATACAGTACTCGGTAAGGAAGCAAACATGGGTCAACGAGACGTCTTCTACTGgggcacatcactgtcagtcACACGTCACATGACACGAGATCACATGGTACAGATCCTCACACAGCTTCACAGAAGAGAAGGCGGCCATGTTTGTAACAACATGTTAAAACTGGAAACAAACCTGTCTTGCACAAGTGCATAAGTGTTTTTTTTGCTCTGAAGAAAAGCAATGACGGCTGATCCACAGTTAAGGGAGTTCGGAGTGACATTTGGCAGCAAATGATATACTGTATTATACAGAGTAGCATGGCATGAATGTTTTGATTGACCGTTCTCTTACATTTTGGGTAAATTAATCTTGCATGAAATGAATTTCATCTTTTACATAGCTTAAATGGCAACACAGTAGAAGGAATTGCACTGGAACAGTTGTGCTTTTACTAAAACAATTTACAAAGCACTGTAGAGATCCCCCAGTTATGGCAATATAGAATCGATGCTCTTCAATTCACTGAAATGACATCAAAACCATGCAAACATAGAAATGTACACAAAGCAAAACTGATTATTTCACAGTAATAATACCATACATTGATGACATTTGTGCAGAAATCAGCGTATACAATTACAGTATAACAGAGGTAAGTACAGAGTTACTTCTGGTATGGCTTTCAACAGACACAGATGATCACATACTCATTAgtacatatacagtatttacTTGTACCTTAATCTTATGAATATGAATTATTATGTTCACTTACACCCAGCCACTTACTGAGATGAACCAGGTCTGTGTTCATGAAACCAGGTAGTAGGTTTCTCCAAAGTTAGTCTAGTAATGCAAGACCCAGTTTTTCAGAAAATAGCCTACTAAATATTTCGAAGTTGATATGCTGCTGCATTAACTTAGATGGACCGCAGCATTTCTTTGGACACTGCAGGTGACAAATCCCACTGGCAGTGGATGTATTGACAACTTGCCCATGACAATGTTAATATAAAACGTATAACTCAGTTTGACTAGAAGAACTGAACTTGCAAAAATAACATCTTGGATCTTAGTACCAAATATACTTCCAGGAGTAGGTAAATTTAAACCTAACCATACTGTACCTCCTTTCATCAggccaaaataaaataatatctatatatatatatctatatatatgaaAGAACAGTTTGATTCTGCTAAGGATTGGAGTCTTGCCTGTAATGATACCCTTCTCCAGCAACACCTCAGCAGAACAGGGTTACCTTCAGAATCTGCCGACTCACTACCAATCCCAAGACAGGCTTAAGTGTTCTACTGGAAAAGACATAGTGGTTATGCCACCTACAACAGAGACAATGACTCAGATGGGCAtagactcacgcacacacaggcatgcacacaaaccGTCACCCCGAGTCTGATAGGTCTGTGTCGGGGTAGCAAAGTGTCGTCTTCactcaaaaacaacaacagagttGGACTTGACAGATCAAATACAACAGCTTATAGCAGCTTATAAAAATCAAAAAAGTTAAAAGGCAACCCAAAATAGGATTGAAACATCACTGAACAATAGACTAGAAACTAGGGAATGTATTTCAAAAAGCATGGAGGTTTCCTTATCAGGAAAGGCTTAATTATTACAAATACAATGAATCCCATTCTCCTACATCTGCAGACATTCAACAGACAGGTCCATTGTGGCCATCTAACTCGAACTCCGGTTTCCATTCAAGTCCCTTTTGAAGATGATGTCAATAGGTATAGTCTCCCTGGCAACAAGAAGGCAAGGCTAATCTAACAAGAGGACAACCATGTCTTTCAGAAACACACAAGGGCCCTGCTGCTGAGCCTGTTGTCCCTGGACCAGGTCTGGACTCCTGCACTGCTGGAAGAGATGAAACCTCAACGCAGGATCCACTCGCCAACCTCCCCTGCCTCTGTGGTTCTAGACCTCCGCTGCGTCGCACTTCTCCGGAAGCTTCCGGAAGCTTCCGGGCAGAAGGCCTAGCGCTTCATCACCACCTGCTCGTACGCTCCGGCGCCAACCCTAGAGAGACACGGGAAGGAGCGTGAGAAAGCGCCAGGCTCCAATCCATCCGTTCTGCAGGAGGAGGATTCTCTTTGTGACGTTCTGAGATGGGAGGAAGGGTTCTCCCCTCACTGACCTGGTGGGCAGGTGATGGCTTCCAAGGGCAGTGCTTCCTCCTGGGCCCACAAACAACCGCAGGCCttcctctggaacacacacacacacacacacagcaccagcggaagcacagacacacttgaGTTTAATGTGACACCGCCCCGCCTGCACGTTTTATTTCAGGAGAGGGCCGGTTGCTAGGCGATCTAAAAATATGCCTGTATTGACTGGAGAATTTTGGTGCAGAAGGACAAAACCTTGAACCAGCAGAGGATGCGAGCTTCACAACAGAGATATTCATTACAATGCTGACATAGTGCCCAGCTCTCTTTCTCCtagcatcacacacacttaaccgTTTCATTAACCGAGCCCTGGTCCACTTTACAGGCAACTTCATGAGATCTACCCATCCATTTTTGACCAATCCTTTCCAATCCATATTAATGCGGTCACTCATTAATGCGTTCACGAGAGCCTTCCGCTTCAAGGCACGTGAAACGAGAGGGGCCGGTGTCCATGGTTACCTTCAGCGCTGGAGtccagcaggctgggggtgaagtCTTGGCTCTGGAGGATCTTCTCCACCACATCATCAGCATCCACCCGTGTGGCATCCACCCTCATCAGCTGAGACTCCATAGAGTCCTGCTTCACTGGGTgtctggtgggggtggggacacAGACAAATTGTATTTGAAAGCAAGAAAGAAAGGTCAGATATTACAGCCCCGACCACTacaacaccccccacacacagaggttgGCCGTTTGTTCGTATCAAAAacacttgtatttttatttattttataaaacCACTTCATTCCGTAAGTAGATGCTGAGGCTGAGGTCCTGCTGTGAGGCCTTCAGGTGTCTCAGTGAGGCCTTCAGGTGTCTCAGTGAGGCCTTCAGGTGTCTCAGTGAGGCCTTCAGGTGTCTCAGTGAGGCCTTCAGGTGTCTCAGTGAGGCCTTCAGGTGTCTCAGTGAGGCCTTCAGGTGTCTCAGTGAGGCCTTCAGGTGTCTCAGTGAGGCCTTCAGGTGTCTCAGTGAGGCCTTCAGGTGTCTCAGTGAGGCCTTCAGGTGTCTCAGTGAGGCCTTCAGGTGTCTCAGTGAGGCCTTCAGGTGTCTCAGTGAGGCCTTCAGGTGTCTCAGTGAGGCCTTCAGGTGTCTCAGTGAGGCCTTCAGGTGTCTCAGTGAGGCCTTCAGGTGTCTCAGTGAGGCCTTCA
Coding sequences:
- the henmt1 gene encoding small RNA 2'-O-methyltransferase isoform X1 — its product is MTNFFNPPLYLQRYQFVIEFIKRNKPKKMVDLGCNDCALLRKVKFHREIELLAGVDIDSAVIREKMYALAPIPTDYLQPGDHPLTIELYQGSVTEKDRRIKGFDLVTSIELIEHLQLGDLDRFSEVVFGFMVPAAVIISTPNAEFNPLLPGLTGFRHYDHKFEWTRAEFQRWALRVGREFGYEVEFTGVGEAPGQDQTVGFCSQIGVFWRIIPVSQSHEPEGPLLYKLLYSVKYPSLCDNNVLQRILVNEVLYWSENLKRRWLEETSEREEDAYSDQNTEEEEEDMEGRLAERLSQMEGKEQDVERQPADWRRRREENEEMEDDDLTEGERLYRSGRSVCVPVARLWSCPRVESLSGNISFLKQILLNDSRVSMTEDGLAVVLAEAEDHQDLDYSDAPECTDIRQSVVCTVEEDWGA
- the henmt1 gene encoding small RNA 2'-O-methyltransferase isoform X2; amino-acid sequence: MYALAPIPTDYLQPGDHPLTIELYQGSVTEKDRRIKGFDLVTSIELIEHLQLGDLDRFSEVVFGFMVPAAVIISTPNAEFNPLLPGLTGFRHYDHKFEWTRAEFQRWALRVGREFGYEVEFTGVGEAPGQDQTVGFCSQIGVFWRIIPVSQSHEPEGPLLYKLLYSVKYPSLCDNNVLQRILVNEVLYWSENLKRRWLEETSEREEDAYSDQNTEEEEEDMEGRLAERLSQMEGKEQDVERQPADWRRRREENEEMEDDDLTEGERLYRSGRSVCVPVARLWSCPRVESLSGNISFLKQILLNDSRVSMTEDGLAVVLAEAEDHQDLDYSDAPECTDIRQSVVCTVEEDWGA